In one Mucilaginibacter ginsenosidivorax genomic region, the following are encoded:
- a CDS encoding M28 family peptidase codes for MKYITILLLFVTTITSAQTIIKQDAQIKQMVDEVSSKNIEATIRKLVSFKSRHTLSDTTGKTTGSGAARNWIKGEMEKYASESGGRMTVAFDTFTQPKGTRIDKPVKLKNVLAILKGTDPTDTRVYLVSGHYDSRINDVMDANGVEPGANDDASGTALSMELARVMAKRSFPATIIFMTVVGEEQGLYGSTNVAKRAKAENWNVDAMLNNDIVGNTHGMETDLKDNRSVRVFSDGIPTNATDKQVAALKSLGGENDSPSRELARYAKETGERYVDQLDVKLIYRRDRYLRGGDHLPFLEQGFTAVRFTEMNEDFNRQHQNIRTENGVDYGDLPDFVDFNYVQKVARMNLSVLANLALAPARPQNVGIVTSDLTNKTKLTWEAPSAGKKPAGYYVLMRETTSAFWERKFYVADTTATLAYSKDNYFFAVQSVDADGHESLPVFPKPIR; via the coding sequence ATGAAATACATCACCATCCTCCTTCTCTTCGTCACCACCATCACCTCTGCCCAAACCATCATTAAACAGGATGCGCAGATTAAGCAAATGGTTGATGAGGTATCGTCCAAAAACATCGAGGCTACCATCCGCAAACTGGTTAGCTTTAAAAGCAGGCATACTTTAAGCGATACCACCGGCAAAACCACCGGTAGTGGTGCTGCACGAAACTGGATCAAGGGCGAAATGGAAAAATACGCCTCGGAATCGGGTGGGAGAATGACGGTTGCCTTCGATACATTTACCCAGCCAAAAGGTACACGGATTGATAAGCCGGTAAAACTGAAAAACGTATTGGCCATACTTAAGGGCACCGACCCAACAGATACCCGCGTTTACCTGGTATCGGGTCATTACGATTCGCGGATTAATGATGTGATGGATGCTAATGGGGTAGAACCGGGCGCCAACGATGATGCATCGGGTACGGCGCTTTCTATGGAATTGGCCAGGGTAATGGCCAAACGTTCGTTCCCGGCAACCATAATTTTTATGACAGTGGTGGGCGAGGAGCAGGGGCTTTACGGTTCGACCAATGTGGCCAAACGCGCCAAAGCCGAAAACTGGAATGTAGATGCCATGCTGAACAATGATATTGTAGGCAACACCCATGGCATGGAAACCGACCTGAAGGATAACCGCAGCGTGCGGGTTTTTAGCGATGGCATCCCCACCAATGCTACCGATAAGCAGGTGGCAGCGCTAAAATCATTGGGCGGCGAAAATGACAGTCCATCGCGCGAGCTGGCCCGCTATGCCAAGGAAACCGGCGAACGCTATGTTGACCAACTGGATGTAAAACTCATTTACCGCCGCGACCGCTACCTGCGCGGCGGCGATCACCTGCCGTTTTTGGAGCAGGGCTTTACGGCTGTAAGGTTTACCGAAATGAACGAAGATTTTAACCGCCAGCACCAGAATATCCGCACCGAAAACGGCGTAGACTACGGCGACCTGCCCGACTTTGTAGATTTTAACTACGTACAAAAAGTAGCCCGCATGAACCTGTCGGTGCTGGCCAACCTGGCCCTGGCGCCTGCCCGGCCACAAAACGTAGGCATTGTAACCAGCGACCTTACCAACAAAACCAAACTAACCTGGGAAGCACCATCCGCAGGCAAAAAACCGGCAGGCTACTACGTACTGATGCGCGAAACCACCAGCGCCTTTTGGGAACGTAAATTTTACGTAGCTGATACAACGGCTACGCTGGCCTACTCAAAGGATAATTACTTTTTTGCAGTGCAATCGGTAGATGCTGATGGGCACGAGAGTTTGCCGGTGTTTCCGAAGCCGATACGTTAA
- a CDS encoding transposase produces MEDKYQKKYRISSPRLAGWDYGSHGLYFVTICTKHRIHYLGEVIQPENRSDAFVEYTDIGKIAHDNWLKITEFHPFVKLDDFCIMPDHMHAILFIDKPDKTSWEVNKLWRTKRKFGGSFTRV; encoded by the coding sequence ATGGAAGATAAGTACCAAAAGAAATACAGGATCTCATCGCCCCGTCTTGCAGGATGGGACTACGGTTCGCATGGTTTATATTTTGTGACTATTTGTACTAAACATCGTATTCATTATTTGGGCGAGGTTATTCAACCCGAAAACCGGAGCGACGCTTTTGTCGAATACACGGATATAGGCAAGATCGCCCATGATAATTGGTTAAAAATAACGGAATTTCATCCATTCGTTAAGCTCGATGATTTCTGCATAATGCCAGACCATATGCATGCGATCCTTTTTATTGATAAGCCTGATAAAACATCATGGGAAGTAAATAAATTGTGGCGCACAAAAAGGAAATTTGGCGGCAGTTTTACGCGGGTATAA
- a CDS encoding ATP-dependent helicase, translating into MQSNFNKYNDKFQSALAGLNPEQLAAVNKMDGPVLVVAGPGTGKTQILAARIGKILTDTDALPSEILCLTYTDAGAVAMRKRLFEFIGPDAYRINIYTFHAFCNEIIQENLEYFGKLNLESLSDLESAMLFRELVDEFANDHLLKRFTGDVYYDTKRLKDLFSTMKRENWDAAMIEKAVQEYLDDIPNREEFVYKRANSKTGIKVGDPKQKDIDAAHDLMKKLVAAVREYQNYDVKMKAKGRYDYDDMIIWVLRAFRDNDEILRKYQERYQYILVDEFQDTSGSQNELLRFLLNYWDVPNVFVVGDDDQSIFKFQGANMSNILDFASDYVSTLKTVVLKHNYRSNQHILDISKALIDNNQERLTKQLKLDKDLQASHARFTEMAVEPVIREYENPDQELVDVSAQIKKLIDKGAEPGEIAVIYRNHSQVEEMIQYLEVKKIAVNTRRKIDILTQPFGEKIINIMRYLMQELDSPYSGDELLFEILHYDFFNIAPIEIAKASIAVSQENFAANSRDKVKTSIRRYISELRPPAQPDLFAPDKYMEMRYLMNNIDDLLKSAVNSTLQAFFQDVIAKMGILKYIMQQPDKGGYMQMLTSFFDFLKDESRKNPDIKLSDLIATIELMKKNGIRLDLNKVIFSDNGVNFLTAHGSKGLEFEHVFFIGCDKRTWDSKGRNSGFSLPDTLTRSAADDIAQKEEARRLFYVAVTRAKQCLMISYAGKDKKGKDQEASQFIGEILASTDTQLQYPKVPADTMVDFIATQFSEVEKPKVELLDKNYINQLLQSYTLSVTHLNNYLDCPLRFYFQCLIRVPSGKSPSATFGQAVHWALNKTYRLLKENQDEFLSTEQFMNEFKWYMARNRDSFTKDEYKLRLAYGEKILPPYYEQNVGGWNKIAVTEKSIKNIEINGVPIKGNLDKMEFDGKNVTVVDYKTGKVRNAKDKLLRPTFDAPMGGDYWRQGVFYKILVDHDRTNDWEVIDTIFDFVEPVSEGEYYKEKYVISPADIELVTEQITDTYAKIMAHEFSTGCGKKECDWCHFVKTNFKQAEVVLNAVSEEEEG; encoded by the coding sequence ATGCAATCCAACTTCAACAAATACAACGATAAATTTCAATCAGCATTAGCCGGGCTAAACCCCGAGCAATTGGCTGCCGTAAATAAAATGGACGGCCCGGTACTGGTAGTTGCCGGGCCGGGTACCGGTAAAACGCAAATACTGGCGGCGCGAATTGGCAAAATATTAACTGATACTGATGCCCTGCCCAGCGAAATCCTTTGCCTAACCTATACTGATGCCGGGGCGGTGGCCATGCGCAAGCGCCTGTTTGAGTTTATTGGCCCCGATGCTTACCGGATTAATATATATACGTTCCATGCCTTTTGTAACGAGATTATCCAGGAAAACCTGGAGTATTTTGGCAAGCTGAACCTGGAATCACTGTCCGACCTGGAATCGGCCATGCTGTTTCGCGAGTTGGTGGACGAGTTTGCTAATGACCACCTGCTGAAACGTTTTACAGGCGACGTGTATTACGATACCAAACGCCTGAAAGACCTGTTTAGCACCATGAAGCGCGAGAACTGGGATGCGGCTATGATTGAAAAGGCCGTGCAGGAATACCTGGACGATATCCCCAACCGCGAGGAGTTTGTGTACAAACGCGCCAACTCTAAAACCGGCATCAAAGTCGGCGATCCCAAACAAAAGGACATTGATGCCGCGCATGACCTGATGAAAAAACTGGTAGCCGCCGTACGCGAATACCAGAACTACGATGTTAAAATGAAAGCCAAGGGCCGCTATGATTATGACGACATGATCATTTGGGTGCTGCGTGCTTTCCGCGATAACGATGAGATACTGCGCAAATACCAGGAGCGCTACCAGTATATTTTGGTAGATGAGTTCCAGGATACAAGCGGGTCGCAAAACGAGCTGCTACGCTTTTTGCTTAACTACTGGGATGTACCCAACGTGTTTGTGGTGGGCGATGATGACCAGTCGATATTCAAGTTCCAGGGTGCCAACATGAGCAATATTCTTGATTTTGCCAGCGATTATGTGAGCACCCTTAAAACGGTGGTGCTGAAGCACAACTACCGGTCGAACCAGCACATATTGGATATTTCCAAAGCACTGATTGATAACAACCAGGAGCGCTTAACCAAACAGCTAAAGCTCGATAAGGATTTACAGGCTTCGCACGCGCGCTTCACGGAGATGGCCGTTGAGCCTGTGATTCGTGAGTACGAGAACCCCGACCAGGAACTGGTAGATGTATCAGCACAAATAAAAAAACTGATTGATAAGGGTGCCGAGCCCGGAGAGATAGCCGTAATTTACCGTAACCACAGCCAGGTAGAAGAAATGATCCAATACCTGGAGGTAAAAAAGATAGCCGTAAACACCAGGCGTAAAATAGATATTTTAACCCAACCCTTTGGCGAAAAGATCATCAACATTATGCGCTACCTGATGCAGGAACTCGATTCGCCCTACAGCGGCGATGAACTGCTGTTTGAGATACTGCATTACGATTTCTTTAATATAGCACCCATCGAGATTGCCAAAGCCAGTATAGCGGTATCGCAGGAAAACTTTGCAGCCAACAGCCGCGATAAGGTAAAAACATCCATCCGCCGGTACATCAGCGAGCTGCGGCCACCTGCCCAGCCAGATCTGTTTGCGCCGGATAAGTATATGGAGATGAGGTATCTCATGAACAATATTGATGATTTGCTAAAATCGGCCGTAAATTCAACGCTGCAAGCGTTTTTCCAGGATGTGATTGCCAAAATGGGCATCCTGAAATACATTATGCAGCAGCCCGATAAAGGCGGCTATATGCAGATGCTTACCAGTTTCTTCGATTTTTTAAAGGACGAGAGCCGTAAGAACCCGGATATTAAACTGTCCGACCTGATAGCCACCATCGAACTGATGAAAAAGAACGGCATCCGGCTTGATTTGAACAAAGTGATCTTCAGCGATAACGGGGTAAACTTTTTAACTGCTCATGGCTCCAAAGGGCTGGAGTTTGAGCATGTGTTTTTTATTGGCTGCGATAAACGTACCTGGGATAGTAAGGGCCGCAACAGTGGTTTTAGCTTGCCGGATACCCTTACCCGCTCGGCAGCCGACGATATTGCGCAAAAAGAGGAGGCCCGCCGCTTATTTTATGTGGCCGTTACCCGCGCCAAACAATGCCTCATGATATCATACGCCGGCAAGGATAAAAAAGGAAAAGACCAGGAAGCAAGCCAGTTTATAGGCGAGATTTTAGCCAGTACCGATACACAGCTGCAATACCCCAAAGTGCCCGCCGATACCATGGTTGATTTTATTGCTACCCAGTTTAGCGAGGTTGAAAAACCAAAGGTTGAACTATTGGATAAAAACTACATTAACCAGCTGCTGCAAAGCTACACGCTTTCGGTAACGCACCTGAACAACTACCTGGATTGCCCGCTGCGGTTTTATTTTCAGTGTTTAATCAGGGTGCCATCGGGCAAAAGTCCGTCGGCCACGTTTGGTCAGGCGGTGCACTGGGCTTTGAATAAAACATATCGCCTGTTGAAGGAAAACCAGGACGAGTTCTTGTCGACCGAGCAGTTCATGAATGAGTTTAAATGGTACATGGCCCGCAACCGCGATTCGTTCACCAAAGATGAATATAAGCTGCGCCTGGCTTACGGCGAGAAGATATTGCCGCCTTATTACGAGCAAAATGTTGGCGGCTGGAACAAGATTGCCGTAACCGAAAAATCGATTAAAAATATCGAGATAAACGGCGTACCTATTAAAGGTAATCTGGATAAAATGGAGTTCGACGGTAAAAACGTTACCGTAGTTGATTATAAAACAGGTAAAGTACGTAATGCCAAAGACAAACTGCTGCGCCCCACATTTGATGCGCCCATGGGCGGCGACTACTGGCGCCAGGGCGTGTTTTACAAAATATTGGTTGACCATGACCGCACCAACGACTGGGAGGTTATTGACACCATTTTTGATTTTGTTGAACCTGTAAGCGAAGGCGAATATTACAAAGAGAAATACGTGATCAGCCCCGCAGATATTGAGCTGGTAACCGAGCAGATCACCGATACCTACGCCAAAATTATGGCCCACGAATTCAGTACCGGTTGCGGCAAAAAAGAGTGCGACTGGTGCCATTTTGTAAAAACGAATTTTAAACAGGCAGAGGTGGTTTTGAACGCGGTAAGCGAGGAGGAAGAGGGATAG
- a CDS encoding addiction module protein, which produces MRTSQIRKQLHEYIETAEDDKLKAIYTLLQNEISDGYELTKAQREELDKRFSDHQNGLGQSFTWDETLTMAKQSLIK; this is translated from the coding sequence ATGCGTACATCACAAATAAGAAAACAATTGCATGAATATATTGAAACGGCAGAAGATGATAAATTAAAAGCTATTTATACCTTGTTACAAAATGAAATCTCTGACGGTTACGAACTCACCAAAGCCCAAAGAGAGGAATTGGACAAAAGATTTAGTGACCATCAAAACGGATTAGGCCAATCATTTACCTGGGATGAAACCTTGACTATGGCAAAACAATCATTGATAAAATAA
- a CDS encoding type II toxin-antitoxin system RelE/ParE family toxin: MSYDLKIRQEATKEFSNAFLWYEEQQSGLGDVFETAIRRKLNQISRSPYHYKADYNQFHQALTEKFPFLIVYVIDENLKQITVMAIFHTSRNPNKKIRK; the protein is encoded by the coding sequence ATGAGTTATGATTTAAAAATCCGGCAGGAAGCAACTAAGGAATTCTCAAATGCATTTTTGTGGTACGAAGAGCAACAATCGGGACTTGGCGACGTGTTTGAAACAGCCATCCGCAGAAAGCTAAATCAAATTAGCAGGAGCCCTTATCACTACAAGGCCGACTATAATCAATTTCACCAGGCATTAACGGAAAAATTTCCTTTCCTGATTGTTTATGTAATCGATGAAAATTTGAAACAGATTACCGTGATGGCCATATTTCATACCAGTCGTAATCCAAACAAAAAAATTCGAAAATAG
- a CDS encoding glycoside hydrolase family 3 protein, translating into MPKLKTSYCFAFIISLNFIVINAFAQKESYIQSLNTQNHWVDSVYHKLSRKHRIAQLLFVRAHTNKGQAYADSVGKVIKDQQIGGLVFFQGGPGRQLNLVNQYQKLAKVPLLIAMDGEWGLGMRLDSTVSYPYQMTLGAIQDNTLIYKMGRQVAADFKRIGAHFNLAPDMDVNNNPNNPVINYRSFGDNKYNVAKKGIAYFTGMQDAGLLTAAKHFPGHGDTNVDSHFDLPLLPYSRARLDSLEEYPFREAIAAGISGVMIAHMSIPALDTTTHLPSTLSRPIITGILKDSLKFKGLVVSDAMEMKGVVKYFPNGDADVKAFVAGMDVIELSENSDRAINLIRKALRHGAISKAEFEIKVKKVLAAKYWAGLNQYREASPLNLNADINSPAQKDLVQQLSDAAVTILKGDASTIKLNPFLKTAIVSIGVSSPTAFQQEAAKSFPNCKLFMVDKNTPAIGLKNILSLLSQYQQVIVGVHDTRLRPQSKLDYNSDVKLMIADLAGRPNTVISVFANAYTIAGLPGIEKSKALMVCYQNSPELQKSVVKVLMGTLKPTGKLPVSVNVFFPTGTGIGL; encoded by the coding sequence ATGCCAAAATTGAAAACCAGCTATTGTTTCGCATTCATAATCTCCCTTAATTTTATCGTTATAAACGCTTTCGCGCAAAAGGAAAGCTACATCCAAAGCCTCAACACGCAAAACCATTGGGTGGATTCTGTTTATCATAAACTGAGCCGTAAACACCGTATAGCGCAATTATTATTTGTGCGGGCACATACCAACAAGGGGCAGGCCTATGCCGATTCGGTTGGTAAAGTGATTAAGGATCAGCAAATTGGCGGCCTGGTGTTTTTCCAGGGCGGCCCCGGCAGGCAGTTAAACCTGGTTAACCAGTATCAAAAACTGGCAAAAGTCCCTTTGCTGATAGCCATGGACGGTGAATGGGGCCTGGGTATGCGCCTGGATTCGACCGTATCATACCCATACCAGATGACGCTTGGCGCTATACAGGATAATACACTGATATACAAAATGGGGCGCCAGGTGGCCGCCGATTTTAAACGTATAGGCGCTCATTTTAATTTGGCGCCCGATATGGATGTGAATAATAACCCTAATAACCCTGTGATCAATTATCGCTCATTTGGCGATAATAAATATAACGTGGCCAAAAAGGGTATAGCCTATTTTACAGGTATGCAGGATGCCGGTTTGCTAACCGCCGCCAAACACTTCCCCGGCCATGGCGATACCAATGTTGATTCGCATTTTGATTTGCCCCTGCTGCCTTATAGCCGGGCCCGGCTTGATTCGTTGGAAGAATACCCCTTTCGGGAGGCTATTGCGGCCGGCATCAGCGGGGTGATGATAGCCCACATGAGCATCCCGGCATTGGATACCACTACTCATTTGCCGTCTACATTATCGCGCCCCATCATTACCGGTATTTTAAAAGATTCGCTGAAGTTTAAAGGCCTGGTGGTATCAGATGCCATGGAGATGAAAGGCGTTGTAAAATATTTCCCTAATGGCGACGCTGATGTGAAAGCTTTTGTTGCCGGTATGGATGTTATCGAGCTATCTGAAAATTCCGATCGTGCAATTAATCTTATCCGCAAAGCATTGCGTCACGGTGCCATCAGTAAAGCCGAGTTTGAAATCAAGGTAAAAAAAGTACTTGCAGCCAAATATTGGGCCGGGCTTAACCAGTACCGGGAAGCATCCCCCTTAAATCTTAACGCAGATATTAACAGCCCTGCGCAAAAAGACCTGGTGCAGCAACTAAGTGATGCCGCGGTAACCATATTGAAAGGCGATGCATCAACCATTAAGCTGAACCCGTTTTTAAAAACCGCTATTGTGAGTATTGGCGTATCCTCGCCAACGGCGTTTCAGCAGGAAGCTGCCAAAAGCTTCCCCAACTGCAAGCTGTTTATGGTTGATAAAAACACCCCGGCTATCGGCCTTAAAAATATACTTTCGTTGTTAAGTCAGTACCAGCAGGTAATAGTGGGCGTGCATGATACCCGCCTTCGCCCCCAAAGCAAGCTGGACTACAACAGCGACGTGAAATTGATGATAGCCGATTTGGCCGGTCGGCCTAATACGGTGATCAGCGTTTTTGCCAATGCCTACACCATAGCCGGCCTGCCCGGTATCGAAAAAAGCAAAGCCCTGATGGTATGCTATCAAAACAGCCCCGAGCTGCAAAAATCAGTAGTGAAAGTGCTAATGGGTACTTTGAAGCCAACTGGTAAATTGCCGGTAAGTGTTAATGTGTTTTTCCCTACGGGGACGGGGATAGGGTTGTAG
- a CDS encoding porin family protein, whose product MKKIIFFAICLFAVYDASAQGYYGPPRRRPRYREERRERPRQSQDDFYRIKVGLTGGLNISNTIDADNSNFSTNSIAGFNGGLTLDIPIAYPISFAPEVLYSGKGYTANTDYGKFTQRTNYIDVPLLLKVKLAPQFNFLVGPSINFLASTKNTYETGFITEQEQYYNNRGDHTDVSGVIGLSVDLSRNIELRGRYNIDLTTSRPDDNSYLPNYRNQVWQIGLGFKFQ is encoded by the coding sequence ATGAAGAAGATTATTTTTTTTGCTATCTGCCTGTTTGCAGTATATGACGCCAGCGCACAAGGATATTACGGCCCGCCACGCCGCAGGCCCCGTTACCGCGAAGAACGCCGCGAACGTCCGCGCCAAAGCCAGGACGATTTTTATCGCATAAAAGTTGGCCTAACCGGCGGCTTAAACATTTCAAACACTATTGATGCCGATAACTCCAACTTCAGCACCAACTCTATCGCCGGTTTTAACGGTGGTTTAACTTTGGATATCCCTATTGCTTATCCAATATCATTTGCCCCCGAAGTTTTGTATTCGGGCAAGGGTTATACAGCCAATACCGATTACGGGAAGTTTACGCAACGTACCAATTACATTGATGTACCCTTGCTGTTAAAGGTTAAGCTGGCACCGCAATTCAACTTTTTGGTAGGCCCATCCATCAACTTTTTGGCATCAACCAAAAATACTTATGAAACCGGTTTTATTACCGAGCAGGAGCAATACTATAACAACCGCGGCGACCATACCGACGTAAGCGGTGTTATTGGGCTTAGCGTTGATTTGAGCCGAAACATCGAGCTTAGGGGCCGCTATAATATCGACCTGACCACCAGCCGTCCGGATGATAACTCCTACCTGCCTAACTACCGCAACCAGGTTTGGCAAATTGGTTTAGGGTTTAAATTTCAATAA
- a CDS encoding glycosyltransferase, whose protein sequence is MISIIISSVNKANLQQVSENIDATIGIPFEIVATDNSKGQMGICEVYNKAMLRAQYDFLCFVHEDVLIKTNNWGQKLLALFEQDPKLGLVGIAGSSYKPLAPSGVGGVGAYTHYHNLIQSFKYKKEKARHAYHNPGKQRLAEVVCIDGVFMATTREIAEEFMFDEITLKGFHGYDIDFSLSVSQKYKVAVTFDILLNHFSEGLFNDVWMEENLKLHNKWNKFLPIKACKLTAEQIFFIEKNTFKNFIDELIKFNYPITTAIKMLWKNRRFFQLNSKLFFKLKFHIFKKYIKSKPSLASYIW, encoded by the coding sequence ATGATATCAATTATTATTTCATCCGTTAATAAAGCTAATCTGCAACAGGTAAGTGAAAATATCGATGCCACAATCGGCATTCCGTTTGAAATTGTTGCCACTGATAACAGCAAGGGGCAAATGGGCATCTGCGAGGTTTACAATAAAGCCATGCTGCGTGCTCAATATGATTTTTTATGTTTTGTGCATGAAGACGTGTTGATAAAAACCAATAACTGGGGCCAAAAACTATTAGCTTTATTTGAGCAAGACCCCAAATTAGGTTTAGTAGGCATAGCAGGCAGCAGCTATAAACCGCTGGCGCCTTCGGGTGTGGGGGGTGTGGGCGCTTATACACACTATCATAATCTTATACAATCATTCAAATACAAAAAAGAGAAAGCGCGACATGCCTACCATAACCCCGGTAAGCAACGCCTTGCCGAAGTAGTATGTATCGACGGTGTATTTATGGCTACTACCCGGGAAATAGCCGAGGAATTTATGTTTGATGAAATCACCCTTAAAGGCTTTCATGGGTACGATATCGATTTCTCCTTATCAGTAAGTCAGAAATATAAAGTGGCTGTTACTTTCGATATATTGCTCAACCACTTTTCTGAAGGGTTGTTTAACGATGTATGGATGGAAGAAAATTTGAAATTACACAATAAGTGGAACAAATTTTTGCCTATAAAAGCCTGTAAGCTAACAGCCGAACAGATCTTTTTTATCGAAAAAAACACCTTTAAAAATTTTATTGATGAGTTAATCAAGTTCAACTACCCTATAACTACCGCCATTAAAATGCTTTGGAAAAACAGGCGTTTTTTTCAGCTCAACTCAAAGCTGTTTTTTAAACTGAAGTTCCATATTTTTAAAAAATACATTAAATCCAAACCCTCTTTAGCAAGTTATATCTGGTAG
- a CDS encoding DUF5672 family protein — translation MIATQKVVVIVPIYKNELSALEKVALAQMQRVLAAYPRIVVKPESLVLSDEIASFNFTGEESFEDHFFKGIEGYNALMLSDIFYGRFLGYEFMLIHQLDAFVFTDELALWCNQPYDYIGAPWIPPGKYPDIVKAIKSKIQFYYHARYNVQKNGVPSPMQYEYKVGNGGLSLRRVNKFHELSISMRHKMDIYLTRHEHEFNEDIFWSIEVNRKRKLLKIPSWKAALKFSIEQPPARCIELNNNQLPFGCHAWDLYPDFWRPIFKTCGYQI, via the coding sequence ATGATTGCGACCCAAAAAGTTGTTGTAATAGTTCCCATCTATAAAAATGAACTTTCGGCTTTAGAAAAGGTGGCCCTTGCACAAATGCAACGTGTTTTAGCTGCTTATCCGCGTATAGTTGTTAAACCGGAATCCCTTGTTTTATCTGATGAAATAGCTTCTTTTAATTTTACCGGCGAGGAAAGTTTTGAAGATCATTTTTTTAAAGGCATTGAAGGCTATAATGCGCTGATGCTGTCGGATATCTTTTACGGACGTTTTTTGGGGTACGAATTTATGCTTATCCATCAGCTGGACGCTTTTGTATTTACCGATGAGCTTGCTTTATGGTGCAATCAGCCATATGACTACATTGGAGCGCCATGGATACCGCCAGGTAAGTATCCTGACATAGTTAAAGCTATTAAATCAAAAATTCAATTTTATTACCACGCCCGTTATAATGTGCAAAAAAATGGGGTGCCATCGCCAATGCAGTACGAGTACAAGGTTGGTAACGGTGGCTTATCGCTGCGCCGGGTTAATAAATTTCATGAACTTAGTATTAGTATGCGTCACAAAATGGATATTTATTTAACCCGTCATGAGCACGAGTTTAACGAGGATATTTTTTGGAGCATCGAGGTAAACCGTAAGCGCAAATTATTAAAAATTCCATCCTGGAAAGCTGCGCTGAAGTTTTCAATTGAGCAGCCCCCCGCAAGGTGTATCGAGTTAAATAATAACCAGCTGCCTTTTGGATGCCATGCGTGGGATTTGTACCCTGACTTTTGGCGCCCAATTTTTAAAACCTGCGGCTACCAGATATAA